The sequence below is a genomic window from Salvelinus namaycush isolate Seneca chromosome 2, SaNama_1.0, whole genome shotgun sequence.
TCATTGATAACAGGTATCAGTGAATAAAAATTGAATGAACAGTGTATAAAAATTGAAAGTGAGACCAGAGGGTATTTTCATTTGCTGCATGCATGACATTTATTTCAATCAGAAAAAAACATTGTATACACAATTCTCTtaatactatatatatattttttttttgcaagaGGATTAGAACATGTTTACCTCATAAATTACTTTAAGGGGTTTTCAAACCATACATTGTTCACATCATTTTGAGTTATCAGATTTCCATTGGCAGTTCATTTCAGTTTTCCTTAGCTGTGATGCTGTCTAGTTTAGCaactgcagagtgaagggaaTGCCTTCCAAGACGCCAACATTTTATTGCCACTTGGACAGACattgatagtagtagtatataCATATTTCCATAATATACCAAATAACTATAGTATGCATATTAATTACCACACAACTCTGCTTGTTTAATCAAAGACCATGGATTAAAAAAAGCTCCAATGGGTGGTTCATAGCAATTTAGTTTTTGTGGGTAATGATTTTACAAACATTGCACCTGTATGAGGTAAAGCTTAATAATCTCCTGAAAAGTTGTGGGAAATGATTTCTTTAAGAAACACAAGAGgatgtactgtacatttaaaaagtCCCATTCTGAAAATCTCCATAGAACGATTTGTTTCCAAGAGGTATGGCATTGTCTGGGGTTTATGCAGGTGCCACAGTGGAAACCTCTGTTTTTGATGTAGACACTTCAGAGCCATCATCTTCCTCCTTGCCAAAGAGCTGCATGATGCAAGAACGGAACTGTGGAGAAAGAATAATGGAACATGAGGAAAGAGCTTCAAAATGTACAGTACGTCTACATTTAGGTAGACATACTGTAATTCCTTTGTTAACCACTTTATTATTGATGGGTCAAAATATACTTAACCCAAATGTAAaagtaacatgtaaagtgttggtcccatgtttctgaaataaaagatcccagaaatgttgtcTATctacaaaagcttatttctgttacattttgtgcagaaatgtgtttacatctgttagtgagcatttcacccTTTGCTaagattatccatccacctgacaggtgtggcatatctggaagctgattaaacagcattatgattacacaggtgcaccttgtgctggagacaataaaaggccactaaaatgtgcagttttttcacacaacacaatgccacagatatctcaagttttgaaggagcatgcaattgtcattctgactgcaggaatgtccaacagagctgttgccagagaatgtaatgttcatttctctaccataagccacctccaacctccttttagagaatttggcagtatgtccaactggcctcacaaccgcagacctcatgtaaccacgccagcccaagacctccacatccagcttcttcacctgcagggtCATCTGAGAACACCCACCtcgacagctgatgaaactgtgggtttgcacaaccaaagaatttctgcacaaactgtcagaaccTCAGGGAAGTTTATCTGCGTGCCTGTCGACATGTacaatatccagtaacttcgcaaagccattgaagaggagtggtacaacattccacaggccacaatcaacaacccgatcaactctatgcgaaggagatatgTTGCGCTGCATGACGCAAATGGTggacaccagatactgactggttttctgatccacgctcctgcatttttttaaggtatctgtgtccaacagatgcatatctgtattcccaggcgTGTGAAATCAAGATATTAGGgcctatttttgttcagtgttcatgtAGCTATCAGACTAACACACTTACCTGTTTGTTCATGAAGACATAGATAACTGGATTGTAGATGGTGGCGCTCTTGGCAAAGTAGGCAGGCAGTGCAGCAGCCAGAGGGTGGAAAGCATACCCAGGGTTAGCCGCAGAAAAGCAGGCAAAGCAGGTATAAGGTCCCCAGCATACACAGAAAGCTATAATCATGACAACAACCATCCTGGACACTTCCTTCTCGGCCTTCTGTGTTGACTCAGAGTCTTTCTGCTGCGCAGCAACCTGTGGTCATTCAGAAGGAATATCAAATGGTTAGATTTAACCCTTTAATATGCCTTTTCAAAAGGTACACTTGACCATTAGTGTATTTAACAACATAGTTGcttgctacagtatagtatatttAAAATAACACTTACAGCACGAATGGCTAGCCACACAAAAATGTAGCAGAAGATGATCACGAACAGTGGGAAGAAGCAGCATGTAATCATGAGAGTAATCATGTAGGACTTGACTCCAGGATCCTCATTGCCTCCGAACACATCAGGTCCGCAGGAAGTCTTCAGGCCGTGAGGCCAGTACCTGGTGGAGGGAGAAAGATTTTGAACAATGGAGTTTCACACATCAGTGAAATAAAAAGAGACAAAAATCCCACCTGCTCCAGCCAAAGATGGGGGGGGCACACCAGAAAGCAGCCCAGACCCAGGAGAAGATGATGCCTCCCATGGCCCATTTGCCATCAAACTTGACATTTCCAAAGGGCTTGCACACCACCACCCATCTCTCCCAAGAGATGACAGCCAGGGACCACAGAGCAGCAATACCTGTGCAGGGGAACAGTTGTACTGAAAGTTAGAGACACTCTAATTCTATGTGAAAACACAGCACCGTAAGAACATGCACCAAGGAAATGGCTATAGGGAGCACTTTGTGTCGATCAATTTCTCTATACATTAATCTACAATTTCCACATATTACTGGTACAATAAATACAATTCAAATCTTTGTAAAACTGAGGAGTATcttaccacacacagacacagtgtatCCCTCAAAGACACACATTGGATGTCCCAGAATGAAGTAGCCAAAAATCTGGTTGCAAACGCTGATGGTGCTTGCCAAAAGTGTTTCTCCAATGTCAGCAATAGCAAGGTTGACCAAGATCCAGTTCAGAGGGTGTTGGAGCTTCTTGAATTTTGCAGTGGCCACCAGTACCAGGCCATTGGTGAAGACTGAGGCAATGACCACAAAGATCATCCAAAGTGTTGAGAGATTGTACACCCATCTTGGAGCAATGTGGTAGTTGGGGCCCTCAAAAGGATCTGCATGTAACGTTCGTCATATGGAGGAAGAGAGgcccaaagcacagcgtggttagtgttcatcatgtttaataaagaaaatAAACGTGAACaccacaaaatacaaaacaacaaatgtggaaaaaaccgaaacagttctgtctggtgcagacacacgaagacagaagacagacacccacaaaacccaaaacaaaacaggctacctaaatatggttcccaatcagagacaatgactaacacctgcctctgattgagaaccatatcaggccaaacatagaaaagggaaaactagacacacaacatagaatgcccactcagctcacgtcctgaccaacactaaaacaaagaaaacacaaaagaactatggtcagaacgtgacactgcaAAATAAGAAGAGATAAAAATGTAATATAAATTCCTGACTTATTAATATAGTcatatgcagtggtgtaaagtacttaagtaaaaatactttaaagtactacttaagttgttttttggggtatctgtacttttatctgtacaacttttactttcactccactacattcccaaagaaaataatatactttttactccatacattttccctgacacccaaaagtactcgttatattttgaatgcttagcaggacagaaaaattgtCATATTCACacgcttatcaagagaacatccctggtcatccctactgcctctgatctggcggacacactaaacacaaatgcttagtttgtaaattataggggagtgttggagtgtgcccctgactatgttgaaaacaagaaaatcgtgccgtCTGTTTTGTTTTAATATAATTGATccatacttttactttttagacttaagtatattttagcaattacatttacttttgatacttaagtagatttaaaaccaaatacttttagacttttactcaagtagaattttactgggtgactttcacttttactttagtcatttttaattgagatatctttacttttacttaagtatgacaattgggtactttttccaccactggtcatATGAGGACAGTAAacaaacattttgaacagaatgTGTGCATCAAAAGTTATGACCAAGAAAAACACTGTCCTGACACAAATTATTCAATGTATTGGTTGTATCATTGTGCGTACTGCTAATGCCAGTTACAAATGGTATGTCTGCTGTTTGTGAAATAACGTATGAGAGAACTACACTGCAACAAAAGACCTTCAGCAACATCAATTTAATTTAAAAAGGACACCATTACTCTCTGTAAATCTATAATAACTCCAATCTTTTGGGGGAATATACAGAATTAAGCTCTTTCAATAGTTCTACCAAATGATGTCACCCTCAGGCACTACACTGAACAAGATGTACCGTACCTTTGGTGTTATTGCTGTTGGTGTAGGCGAAACCTGAATCTCTCGTTGTATCGTCGTGCCGCCTGGCAGCAAACACTCCTAGCTCTGCCATCCTGGACTGCTTAACAGGAGTTTCTGATGTTGACTGCTGAAGTCCAAGCCGTGCTTCTCAAATATCCTAGGGTTTATATACCATCCTTTGGGTCTTTTGAAAGGATTATGGCCTTGGAGGAATTAGGGCACGGTTGGCACTGGGGCCATGGTATAATTTGTGCCATGGCATGGGCTGGACTGTCTTTTCTTAACTGTTAATTACCACCAACAACTAAGTAGGGTGGATTTCAGAGGCCCATAATCTTGTCTGAGAGGGCTTTGGTGGCAGAGAaggttaaaagtaatttaaatgCCATGCTGCTGTAACTGAGGCCCAGATTGGTCAGTTGACTGGCATTAGGGTAATTGGTTTTAAATGTGTAacttaaaaaaattaaaagtTGTCTAAGAGAAATATGTATGATGACTGACTACACTTCAACATGAAAAATAGTGTCGAGAGAAATCCAGGTGCCAACATGCCATGTAGGCCCACAAGGCCCTATTGGAGCTGGAATGGTTgataagtttaaaaaataaaaataaagtattTTTGGCTGTCTCAGATGCTTTATTTCGTTTCATCTGCTATTTTCCACATTGGGGGGGAGCACCATCACTCTATCACTCTACAGATTGACAATACCTCATATCCATCATATTTCAATGAATGATAACTGATGACAAAAGTGCATCTGAAATGCATCGGAAACACTGACTTTATGAAAATCAATATCTCTTTAGAAGTACATTTTTGTAGTTAAACTGTTGAATGTACAGTATAGTGATATAGAATGCCACCCTAAACATTATTAGGCCTATTATATGTAACATGCCAAATGGGCCAGTTATCTGATATCTGGGTTAGACGGATTTGTCTTCTGACTAAAGCAGCTTATTCGGACAAGTGGGGTTCCGCAGGACTTTACCTATGAAAGTCTAATTAGTATTGACAAGAGTGCAGTCAGAAACGCCCTAATCTCTCCTGATTGATGGTTCATTTTGGGGAAGCAGGGTTTATCCAAAAACCTGAAGGGAGTCAAGTTTAATCCCTGACAGTAGTAAACCTGAAGGTTAAATTAAGGGTTTTATTTAACTCCTGGTATCTTTTTCCGGCAGCTGTTGAATGTGACGTTTAACTAACAGCCTTGAGAAGATCTCCATGAAGAGTGGAGGATGGAGCCAGCAAACATGATGATGTGCGAGAACAGTCTGTTGACGTGTTATGTCTCCCTCAGTGTTTTGTTTTATGTGCTGTCTTTTGGTTCTATTTTCACTATTCTTAACTGTTTGACTGTTTGATGGTTGACAGATGATCCTCCTTTTATGCGCAAAATGTTTTAGACTATAGCACAACTGAACCATTCAATTGAAGGAACTTGGCTTTGATTGTAGCCTAGTCCCATTCTTATAAAGCCTACCTGCAATCTCCTAATCATGCTCCTCTGTAAAATGCTGCTTTGCTTCAAGGGTAAGTCTAGAATTCCGCTAGTTTTGAACTATTCATGATTGGTAAAAGTTCACCACTAGCAGAACTCTGATTTTCTTCAAGAAAAGAATGCTCTTGTGTAAATTGGGATTTTGGTATTGAATGACTAATGTACAGGAATATACTGTGAATGAATTTATTTTTAATTATGTTAGTTGTGTGATATATACAAGAGTTGCAAATTGTATTTGTGTGGCCTTGAATtgatttggggtggcaggtagcctagtggttagagcgttggactagtaaccgaaaggttagaAGATCGAATTCCAGaaccgacaaggtaaaaatatgtccttctgcccctgaacaaggcagttaacccactgttcctaggccgtcattaagAATAAGAAcatgttcctaactgacttgcctagttaaatttaaaaaataaattttaCACTATTTCATGATTTAATTTCCTTCATATTACTTTgttattttaataataataacttagCCTACTTTTGGTGTTATTACTGGTATTACTATTGCTGTCATAGCCTAatttgttgttattgttttatttaGCATATTAATTTATGAATAACTATTCATTTTATAATTTAATAATTTATaatcattgtgttgttgttgttttgttgttgttgttgttgttctggaaGGAAGGAATATCCTCCATAACCATCTATAtcaaggtatatatatatatatatttattatttgtaatacattttttttacagaTTCTGCAGTAGCTTAAATAATAAAAAAgtttatttttctttcatcaaaatataatttaaataGCCTCATTTATTAGGCTAAACATAGACTATTTTATCCCTTAACAATATATACCTAATGAGGGATGTATGATCCTATGTTCTTGCCTCTTGAAAtctatactgtagtctacacaCCTGTGGCTGCATGCAAATGTTTAATTAAGGACTGATAGCTGATAAGGACTAATTAAGTAATTAAGGGCAAAGAGTAATTAAAGTGCAGACCACACCAAGAGTTTTTTACTGTAAAGGAAGCATGAAGATAATGGTTTAACAGGTAATGCTATCTGTTTAGGGCGGCAGACAGCCTAGCGGTTAACCTCTACAGCAGgaattcccaaactggggtacgcgcaacgcagtcgggggtacgccaaataaaatgtgattcacatttaatatatatatatatatacagtatataatatttatatatatatttgtatatatatatatatatatatttccaacatttgtttacagacagattatttcacttataattcactgtatcacaattccagtgggtcagaagtttacatacactaagttgactgtgcctttaaacagcttggaaaatgatgTTGTggcaccttccggagacacctgaaaccccacctctttaaggaatacctaggataggataaagttatccttctgaccccccccccccccccccccttaaaagatctagatgcactattgtaaagtggctgttccactggatgtcataaggtgaatgcaccaatttgtaagtcgctctggataagagcgtctgctaaatgacttaaatgtaaatgtaaatgtaaattagaagcttctgataggctaattgacatcatttgagtcaattggaggtgtacctatggatgtatttcaaggcctaccttcaaactcagtgcctctttgcttgacatcatgggaaaatcaaagaaatcagccaagacctcataaaaagaattgtagacctccacaagtctggttcatccttgggagcaatttccaaacgcctgaaggtaccacgttcatctgtacaaacaatagtatgcaagtataaacaccatgggaccacgcagccgtcacactgctcaggaaggagacgcgttctgtctcctagaaatgaacgtactttggtacgaaaagtacaaatcaatcccagaacaatagcaaaggaccttgtgaagatgctggaggaaactggtacaatGTATCTagttccacagtaaaacgagtcctatatcgacataacctgaaaggccgctcagcaaggaggaagccactgctccaaaactgccataaaaaaacccagactacggtttgcaactgcacatggggacaaagatcgtactttttggagaaatgtcctctggtctgatgaaataaaaatagaactgtttggccataataaccatcgttatgtttggaggaaaaagggggaggcttgcaagccgaagaacaccatcccaaccgtgaagcacgggggtggcagcatcatgttgtgggggtgaagttgctgcaggagggactggtgcacttcacaaaatagatggcatcatgaggtaggaaaatgatgtggatatattgaagcaacatctcaagacatcagtcaagaagttaaaacttgttcgcaaatgggtcttccaaatggacaatgaccccaagcgtacttccaaagttgtggcaaaatggcttaaggacaacaaggtcaaggtattggaatggccatcacaaagccctgacctcaatcccatagaaaatttgtgggcagaactgaaaagtgtgtgcgagcaaggaggcctacacacctgactcagttacaccagctctgtcaggaggaatgggacaaaattcacccaacttattgtgggaagcttgtggaaggctacctgaaacatttgacccaagttaaacaatttaaaggaaatgctaccaaatactaattgaatgtatgtaaacttctgacccactggcaatgtgatgaaagaaataaaagctgaaataaattgttctctctactattattctcacatttcacattcttaaaataaagtggtgattctaactgacctaaaacagggacattTTACTAGGATTCAGTaagggaattgtgaaaaactgagtttaaatgtatttggctaaggtgtatgtaaacttccgacttcaactgtgtatatacagtacagagaatacttacttacaagcctttaaccaacgatgcagttttaagaaaataaaaataaaaaaagatcagGAAAAAGtaagataagaaaaacaaataattaagagagcagcagtgaataacaatagcggtgcaatatacagggggtaccggtacagagtcaacgtgtcaatgtgcggaggcactggtggcgaggtaattgagataattttgtacatgcaggtagggttgttGTACCCCTTTCAAACATTtaacctccagctgcatacctCCTGTAGCACCAAgatcagcacactctcaaatgttgtttttgccatcattgtaagcctgccacacacacactatacgatacatttactaaacataagaatgagtgtgagtttgtaacaacctggctcgtgggaagtgacaaagagctcttaaaGGACCATTGcacaaataataatcaatcattttgcacTTCAATTAGCCATCTTActtataaaactttatttgttcatcgaaaattgtgaataactcaccacaggttaatgagaagggtgtgcttgaaaggatgcacataatgctgcaatgttgtgttgtattggagagagtctcagtcttaaatcatttcccacactCAGTCTGTGCCTgcatttagttttcatgctagtgagggccgagaatccactctcacataggtacgtggttgcaaagggcatcagtgtcttaacagcatgatatgccaaggcaggatactccgagcgcagcccaatccagaaatctggcagtggtttctgattaaattacattttcacagaaccgcttgttgcaatttcgatgaggctctcttgttcagatatcggtaagtggactggaggcagggcatgaaagagataatgaatccagttgttggtgtcatccatttcgggaaagtacctgcgtaattgtgcacccaactcactcaggtgcttcgctatatcacatttcacattgtccgtaagcttgagttcatttgcacacaaaaactcatacaatgatggaaagacctgtgttttGTCCTTGTtaatacagacagagaagagctccaactgcTTAACCACAGCtccaattttgtcccgcacattgaatatagttgcggagagtccctgaaatcctagattcagatcattcaggagagaaaaaacatcacccagataggccagtcgtgtgagaaactcgtcatcagacaagtgaaaatgatggtccgTAAAGAAAAcattaagctcgtctctcaattcaaaaaaacgtgtcaatactttgccccttgatttaaaaaaatatatatatatttcacctttacttaaccaggtaggccagttgagaacaagttctcatttacaactgcgacctggccaagaaaaagcaaagcagtgcgacacaaacaacacagagttacacatggaataaacaaacaaacagtcaataacacaatagaaaagtctatatacagtgtgtgtaaatgaggtaagataaggggggtaaggcaataaataggccatagtggcgaaataattacaatttagcaattaaacactggagtgatagatgtgcagaagatgaatgtgcaagtagagatactggggtgcaaaggagcaacaacaaaaaaacagtatggggatgaggtaggttgactggctatttacagattggctatgtacaggtgcagtgatctgtgagctgctctgaaagCTGGGGCttaaagtgagagagggagatataagtctccagcatcagtgatttttgcaattcgtaccagtcattggcagcagagaactggaaggaaaggcggccaaagtaggaattggctttgggggtgaccagtgaaatatacctgctggagcgtgtgctatgggtgggtgctgctatggtgaccagtgagctgagataaggtggggctttacctagcaaagacttatagatgacctggagccagtgggtttggcggcaAATATGTatcgagggccagccaacgagagcatacaggtcgcagtggtgggtagaatatattgggctttggtgacaaaacggatggcactgtgatagactgcatccaatttgctgagtagagtgttggaggctattttgtaaatgacatcgccgaagttgaggatcggtaggatagtcagttttacgagggtatgtttggcagcatgagtgaagaatgctttgttgcgaaataggaagccgattctagatctaattttggattggagaagcttaatgtgagtctggaaggagagtttacaatacaaccagacacctaggtaattgtggttgtccacatattctaagtcagaaccgtccagagtagtgatgctggacgggcgggcaggtgcgggcagcaatcggttgaagagcatgcatttagtttgacttgcatttaagagtagttggaggccacagaaggagagttgtacggcattgaagctcgtctggaagttagttaacacagtgtccaaagaagggccagaagtatacagaatcgtgtcgtctgtgtagagttggatcagagaatcaccagcagcaagagcaaaattattgatgtATACAGATAAAAGAgtcagagaattgaaccctgtggcacccccagagactgccagaggtccggacaacaggccctccgatttgatacactgaactctgtcagagaagtagttggtgaactaggcgaggcagtcatttgagaaaccaaggcggttgagtctgccgataagattgTGGTGATTCGAAAGccttgacagagttgaaagccttggccaggtcgatgaagacggtgGCACAgcattgtctcttatcgatggtggttatgatatcatttaggaccttgagcgtggctgaggtgcacccatgaccagctcggaaaccagattgcatagcggagaaggtacgatggGATTCGAAATGATCAGTGATCTGaatgttaacttggctttcgaagaccttagaaaggaaGGGTaagatagatataggtctgtaacagagTCTAGAGTGTCtcaccctttgaagagggggatgaccgcggcagctttccaatttttggggatctcagacgatacgaaagagaggttgaacaggctagtaataggggttgcaacaattgcggcagataattttagaaagagatggTCCAGATGATCTatcccggctgatttgtaggggtccagattttgtagctctttcagaacatcggctatctggatttgggtgaaggagaaataggggaggctttggcaagttgctgtggggggtgcagggctgttgaccggtttaggggtagccaggtggaaatcatggccagccgtagaaaaatgcttattgaaattctcaattattgtggatttatcggtggtgtttcctagcctcagtgcagtgggcatcTGGCagaaggtgctcttattctccatgaactttacagtgtcccataaCATTTTGGAGtgtgtgctacaggatgcaaatttctgtttgaaaaagctagcctttgctttcctaactgactgtgtatatattggttcctgacttccctgaaaagttgcatacgcgggggctattcgatgctaatgcagaacgccacaggatgtttttgtgctggtcaagggcagtcaggtctggagtgaaccaagggctatacctgttcctggttctacattttttgaatggggcatgcttatttaagatcctgaggaaagcacttttaaagaataaccaggcatcctctactgacgaaatgaggtcaatatccttccagaatacccgggccaggttgattagaaaggcctgctcgctgaagtgttttagggagcgtttgacagtgatgaggggtgatcgtttgaccgcagacccattatggatgcaggcaatgaggcagtgatcactgagatcctggatgaagacagcagaggtgtatttggagggcaggttggttaggatgatgtctatgagggtgcccgtgtttacggatttcgggttgtacctggtaggttcattgataaattgtttgagattgagggcatctagcttagattgtaggacggccggggtgttaagcatgtcccagtataggtcacctaacagtacgagctctgaCGATAGacggggggcaatcaattcacgtatggtgtccagggcacagctggggcagaagttggtctatagcaagcggcaacggtgagagattTGTTTCTGGAaatgtggatttttaaaagtagaagctcaaattgtttgggcacagacctggataccctgcagagttctgtcatactatctctgcagtagattgcaactctgccccctttggcagttctatcctgtcggaaaatgttatagttaggaatGGAAAtatcagggtttttggtggccttcctaagccaggattcagacacggctaggacatccgggttggcagagtgtgctaaagcagtgaataaaacaaacttagggaggaggcttgtAATGTttacatgcatgaaaccaaggctttttgcTTTTACGGTtaataaccagcgcacttctgtatgttgtaaaagcattacatggccGATGCCCATAACATTGCAtattgcagaaaatacacaagagttcaggggccttgctttaacaaagttaaccattttctctgtaatgtccaaaatgtctttgaagctgtcaggcattccattggcagcaagagcctctcggtggatgctgcagtgtacccaagtggcatcgggaacaactgcttgcacgcgcgttaccactcc
It includes:
- the LOC120060235 gene encoding red-sensitive opsin-2; translation: MAELGVFAARRHDDTTRDSGFAYTNSNNTKDPFEGPNYHIAPRWVYNLSTLWMIFVVIASVFTNGLVLVATAKFKKLQHPLNWILVNLAIADIGETLLASTISVCNQIFGYFILGHPMCVFEGYTVSVCGIAALWSLAVISWERWVVVCKPFGNVKFDGKWAMGGIIFSWVWAAFWCAPPIFGWSRYWPHGLKTSCGPDVFGGNEDPGVKSYMITLMITCCFFPLFVIIFCYIFVWLAIRAVAAQQKDSESTQKAEKEVSRMVVVMIIAFCVCWGPYTCFACFSAANPGYAFHPLAAALPAYFAKSATIYNPVIYVFMNKQFRSCIMQLFGKEEDDGSEVSTSKTEVSTVAPA